The following are from one region of the Streptomyces decoyicus genome:
- a CDS encoding phytoene/squalene synthase family protein: MTARELDAAGITDPLLRDAYAHCRRLNARHGKTYFLATRLLPPERRPAVHALYGFARWADDIVDEPGSRHPAADRAPALDALRRRLEEGLRGGESTEPVVRAVAHTAAVYGIAHRHFADFMTSMRSDLTVTDYPTYADLARYMHGSAAVMGLEMLPVLGTVVPQEEAAPHAAALGIAFQLTNFLRDVGEDLDRGRIYLPADLLAAHGVDRALLRWSRDTGIRDPRITAAMEDAAELTRGVYREAAPGLAMLDPVSRPCIRTAFVLYRAILDAVRDDGYAVLHRRSVVSRRRRAATAFGGLARVVAAHVAARHPAGRRAGVPHHVREEAS, encoded by the coding sequence ATGACCGCTCGCGAACTGGACGCCGCAGGCATCACCGACCCCCTCCTCCGCGACGCCTATGCCCACTGCCGCCGGCTCAACGCCCGGCACGGCAAGACCTACTTCCTCGCCACCCGGCTACTGCCCCCGGAACGCCGACCGGCCGTCCACGCCCTGTACGGCTTCGCCCGCTGGGCCGACGACATCGTCGACGAACCCGGCTCCCGCCACCCCGCCGCCGACCGCGCCCCGGCGCTCGATGCCCTCCGGCGCCGTCTGGAGGAGGGCCTGCGCGGCGGTGAGAGCACGGAACCGGTCGTGCGCGCGGTGGCGCACACCGCTGCCGTGTACGGCATCGCCCACCGGCACTTCGCAGACTTCATGACGTCGATGCGCAGCGATCTGACGGTGACGGACTACCCGACGTACGCCGATCTGGCGCGCTATATGCACGGCTCGGCCGCGGTGATGGGCCTGGAGATGCTGCCGGTGCTCGGCACGGTCGTGCCGCAGGAGGAAGCCGCGCCGCACGCCGCGGCCCTCGGCATCGCCTTCCAGCTCACGAACTTCCTGCGCGACGTCGGGGAGGATCTGGACCGGGGCCGTATCTATCTGCCCGCGGATCTGCTCGCGGCGCACGGCGTCGACCGCGCACTGCTCCGGTGGAGCCGGGACACCGGCATCCGGGACCCGCGCATCACCGCGGCCATGGAGGACGCCGCCGAGCTCACCCGCGGCGTCTATCGCGAGGCGGCGCCCGGCCTCGCCATGCTCGACCCGGTCTCACGCCCGTGTATCCGCACCGCGTTCGTCCTCTACCGCGCCATCCTCGACGCCGTGCGCGACGACGGATACGCCGTGCTGCACCGCCGCTCGGTGGTCTCCCGCAGACGCCGCGCGGCCACCGCCTTCGGCGGTCTGGCCCGGGTCGTCGCCGCCCACGTCGCCGCCCGCCACCCTGCCGGGCGGCGTGCCGGGGTGCCGCACCACGTGCGGGAGGAGGCCTCATGA
- a CDS encoding DUF5914 domain-containing protein, which translates to MTRGARRAPRLPLRLRRGAVPWEQQPPTWRDAKPALIADAVKAALARPSGNWFVLGAAHAIGSHRAFGRTVAGIEVVAWRDAAGRLVAGPGACPHLGAPLDQSPVHCGTLRCRWHGLALNGAPFAGWEPFPVHDDGLLVWVRLDEAGGERPLRQPVVPVRPRPEGAVTAVHTTTGGCEPEDVLANRLDPWHGAWFHPYSFVDLTVVDAPAESDGERPAGFAVEVSFKVAGRAVVPVKALFTAPEPRTVVMHILEGEGQGSVVETHATPLGPDDRGRPRTAVTEAIVATSRRPGFALARAAAPALRPLMRAASRRLWRDDLAYAERRWELRSSGRHPG; encoded by the coding sequence ATGACCCGGGGAGCCCGCCGCGCTCCGCGCCTCCCGCTCCGGCTGCGCCGCGGAGCCGTGCCGTGGGAGCAGCAGCCTCCGACGTGGCGCGACGCGAAACCCGCGCTCATCGCCGACGCCGTCAAGGCCGCCCTCGCCCGCCCGTCCGGCAACTGGTTCGTCCTCGGCGCGGCACACGCCATCGGCTCCCACCGCGCCTTCGGGCGCACCGTGGCCGGCATCGAGGTCGTCGCCTGGCGCGATGCGGCCGGACGTCTGGTCGCGGGGCCCGGCGCCTGCCCGCACCTCGGCGCGCCCCTCGACCAAAGCCCCGTGCACTGTGGGACCCTCCGCTGCCGCTGGCACGGACTCGCCCTGAACGGCGCCCCGTTCGCCGGCTGGGAGCCGTTCCCCGTCCACGACGACGGCCTGCTGGTCTGGGTGCGCCTCGACGAGGCCGGCGGGGAGCGGCCGCTGCGGCAGCCGGTCGTCCCCGTCCGGCCGCGGCCGGAGGGGGCCGTCACCGCCGTCCACACCACCACCGGCGGGTGCGAACCCGAGGACGTGCTGGCCAACCGCCTCGACCCGTGGCACGGCGCATGGTTCCACCCCTACTCCTTCGTCGACCTCACCGTGGTCGACGCCCCCGCGGAGAGCGACGGGGAGCGGCCCGCGGGCTTCGCCGTCGAGGTCTCCTTCAAAGTCGCCGGGCGCGCGGTGGTGCCGGTCAAGGCGCTCTTCACCGCCCCCGAGCCCCGCACCGTGGTGATGCACATCCTGGAAGGCGAAGGGCAGGGCTCCGTGGTGGAGACCCATGCCACGCCGCTGGGCCCGGACGACCGGGGACGCCCGCGCACCGCGGTCACCGAGGCGATCGTCGCCACCTCCCGGCGCCCTGGATTCGCCCTCGCCCGCGCGGCCGCGCCCGCCCTGCGCCCGCTGATGCGCGCCGCGTCCCGACGGCTGTGGCGGGACGACCTGGCCTACGCCGAGCGCCGCTGGGAGCTGCGCAGCAGCGGACGCCACCCGGGCTGA
- a CDS encoding NAD(P)/FAD-dependent oxidoreductase, translated as MTSGREQGRAARRGRDRRAQRVPGPPGRDRAGPGGPGVAVIGGGIAGLSAATALAERGVPVTLYEREGSLGGRLAGWPVRLADGSAATMSRGFHAFFPQYYNLRGLLRRVDPGLDMLRRLPDYPLHHRSGLRDSFARVPRTPPWSALGFVALSPTFTWRDLVRMRPGAALPLLDVRVPQVYQRLDRISAGDFLSRIRFPDAARHLAFEVFSRSFFADPQELSAAELVLMFHIYFLGSSEGLLFDVPAEPFPQALWHPLGRYLAGHGVRVCTGTEVAQVEPTTDGGVHVVAEGAGRRFDAVVLALDPGGLRQLVARSVELGNPSWRARIGRLRTAPPFLVSRLWLDRRVRADRPGFLGTSGFGSLDNVSVLERWEGEAARWSARTGGSVLELHAYAVAPEADRAREQRRLVDQLHSVYPELRDSRIIDQRHEWRADCPLFPVGGFGDRPTVHTPDPRVVVAGDVVRTHFPVALMERAATTGFLAANALLARWGVRGQTLWTVPGKGRSAALRWAARLADR; from the coding sequence GTGACATCCGGACGGGAACAGGGCAGGGCGGCGCGGCGCGGACGCGACCGCCGGGCGCAGCGGGTGCCGGGGCCACCGGGGCGGGACCGGGCCGGGCCAGGCGGACCGGGCGTGGCGGTGATCGGCGGCGGGATCGCGGGCCTCTCCGCCGCGACCGCGCTGGCCGAGCGGGGGGTGCCGGTCACGCTGTACGAACGGGAGGGGAGCCTCGGGGGGCGGCTGGCGGGCTGGCCCGTGCGGCTCGCCGACGGTTCGGCGGCGACCATGAGCCGAGGGTTCCATGCGTTCTTCCCGCAGTACTACAACCTGCGGGGGCTGCTGCGCCGGGTCGATCCGGGGCTGGACATGCTCCGTCGGCTGCCCGACTATCCGCTGCACCACCGTTCGGGTCTGCGGGACAGCTTTGCGCGGGTGCCGCGGACACCGCCCTGGAGCGCACTGGGTTTTGTGGCGCTCAGTCCCACCTTCACCTGGCGGGATCTGGTGCGGATGCGTCCCGGCGCGGCCCTGCCGCTGCTCGACGTACGGGTGCCGCAGGTCTATCAGCGTCTGGACCGCATCAGCGCCGGGGACTTTCTCTCGCGTATCCGCTTCCCCGATGCCGCGCGCCACCTTGCCTTCGAGGTGTTCTCCCGGAGTTTCTTCGCGGACCCGCAAGAACTGTCCGCCGCGGAACTGGTGTTGATGTTCCACATCTACTTTCTCGGCTCCAGCGAAGGACTGCTGTTCGATGTGCCCGCCGAGCCCTTCCCGCAGGCGCTGTGGCACCCCCTCGGCCGCTATCTGGCGGGGCACGGGGTCCGGGTGTGTACGGGCACGGAGGTGGCACAGGTCGAGCCGACGACGGACGGCGGGGTGCACGTCGTCGCGGAGGGTGCGGGCCGGCGGTTCGACGCGGTGGTTCTGGCGCTGGACCCGGGAGGGCTGCGTCAACTCGTCGCCAGATCAGTTGAGTTGGGCAACCCGTCGTGGCGCGCGCGGATCGGGCGGCTGCGGACCGCGCCGCCCTTTTTGGTGTCGCGGCTGTGGCTGGACCGTCGGGTGCGCGCCGACCGGCCCGGCTTCCTGGGCACCAGCGGTTTCGGCTCGTTGGACAATGTCAGTGTGCTGGAACGCTGGGAGGGAGAGGCGGCCCGCTGGTCCGCCCGCACCGGCGGCTCGGTGCTCGAACTGCACGCCTACGCCGTCGCCCCGGAAGCCGACCGTGCCCGCGAACAGCGGCGCCTGGTGGACCAGTTGCACTCCGTCTACCCGGAGCTTCGCGACTCCCGGATCATCGACCAGCGGCACGAGTGGCGCGCGGACTGCCCGCTGTTCCCGGTCGGGGGTTTCGGCGACCGGCCGACCGTGCACACACCCGACCCGCGGGTGGTGGTCGCGGGCGATGTGGTGCGGACGCACTTCCCGGTGGCGCTGATGGAGCGCGCCGCGACGACCGGCTTCCTCGCGGCCAATGCGCTGCTGGCGCGGTGGGGCGTGCGCGGCCAGACCCTGTGGACCGTGCCGGGCAAGGGACGCTCCGCGGCGCTGCGGTGGGCGGCGCGGCTGGCGGACCGCTGA
- a CDS encoding lycopene cyclase family protein, giving the protein MQDADAVIVGAGAAGLSLAYRLCEPAPGARRLRVLLVDAPRGPLTPQERTWCYWEAPGGAFDSALTASWERLRVHGPDGAATRGRPAPFRYKMLRSRDFEALVGARLSGQDTVVRVAATVESVRDVAGGAEVRGRDEAGRPVALRARWAFDSRPAVRLPPARTTLQQHFRGWFVESLRPAFDTTTADLMDFRTPQPAQGLSFGYVLPLSEHTALVEYTEFSRQIAETAAYERALGQYTAQVLGLDAFRVTAVEQGAIPMTDARFPRRVGRSVFRIGTAGGATRPSTGYTFAAVQRQSALIAATLLAGRPPLPPPPHPAWHRALDAVLLRALDSGRVDGAELFTGLFRTVPMERLLRFLDGRSRLWEDVTIGLRTPVLPMLRTAAELPLLPRRAAVR; this is encoded by the coding sequence GTGCAGGACGCGGATGCCGTCATCGTGGGCGCGGGAGCGGCCGGGCTCTCGCTCGCCTACCGGCTGTGCGAACCGGCGCCCGGCGCCCGGCGGCTGCGGGTGCTGCTCGTCGACGCACCGCGCGGGCCGCTCACCCCGCAGGAACGGACCTGGTGTTACTGGGAAGCGCCGGGCGGCGCGTTCGACTCCGCGCTGACCGCTTCCTGGGAACGGCTGCGCGTGCACGGCCCCGACGGTGCGGCCACGCGGGGGCGGCCCGCGCCCTTCCGGTACAAGATGCTGCGGTCGCGCGACTTCGAAGCCCTCGTCGGCGCCCGGCTGTCCGGCCAGGACACCGTCGTCCGGGTGGCGGCAACGGTGGAGTCCGTACGGGACGTTGCCGGTGGCGCCGAGGTACGGGGCCGCGACGAGGCGGGGCGGCCGGTGGCACTCCGGGCCCGCTGGGCCTTCGACTCCCGGCCGGCCGTCCGGCTCCCGCCGGCCCGCACCACACTCCAACAGCACTTCCGTGGCTGGTTCGTCGAGAGCCTGCGGCCGGCCTTCGACACCACGACCGCGGATCTCATGGACTTCCGCACCCCGCAGCCCGCACAGGGCCTGTCCTTCGGATATGTCCTGCCACTGAGCGAGCACACCGCGCTGGTGGAGTACACGGAGTTCTCCCGCCAGATCGCCGAAACCGCCGCCTACGAGCGGGCGTTGGGCCAGTACACCGCGCAGGTGCTGGGGCTGGACGCGTTCCGTGTCACCGCCGTCGAGCAGGGCGCGATCCCCATGACCGACGCCCGTTTTCCGCGGCGGGTGGGCCGCTCGGTGTTCCGCATCGGGACCGCGGGCGGCGCCACCCGGCCGTCGACCGGGTACACCTTCGCCGCCGTGCAACGGCAGTCCGCGCTCATCGCGGCCACCCTCCTGGCGGGCAGACCGCCCCTCCCCCCGCCTCCGCACCCGGCCTGGCACCGGGCGCTGGACGCCGTGCTGCTGCGCGCACTGGACAGCGGCCGGGTGGACGGAGCCGAGTTGTTCACCGGGTTGTTCCGCACGGTGCCGATGGAGCGGCTGCTGCGGTTCCTCGACGGCCGCTCCCGCCTGTGGGAGGACGTCACCATCGGCCTGCGCACCCCGGTGCTGCCCATGCTCCGGACCGCCGCCGAACTTCCGCTGCTGCCACGCCGGGCCGCCGTGCGGTGA
- the sigK gene encoding ECF RNA polymerase sigma factor SigK: protein MPVAARGDRSSAPHSGALESLLDRVSRGDQQAFESLYTAVAGSVLGLVRRVVRDPAQSEEVAQEVLIEVWRSAARFDARQGSAMAWIMTLTHRRAVDRVRSAQAAADRDHRAGLHAYTAAFDEVSEHVERRLEREQVRRCLGQLTELQRESVTLAYYRGYTYRETADLLGTALGTVKTRLRDGLIRLRDCLGVSA, encoded by the coding sequence ATGCCCGTCGCAGCCCGCGGCGACCGATCCTCAGCGCCCCATTCCGGTGCGCTGGAATCACTGCTCGACCGCGTCTCACGCGGTGACCAGCAAGCGTTCGAGAGTCTCTACACAGCGGTAGCCGGCTCCGTACTGGGACTGGTGCGCAGGGTGGTCCGGGATCCGGCCCAGTCGGAGGAGGTGGCGCAGGAGGTGCTCATCGAGGTGTGGCGGTCCGCGGCCCGCTTCGACGCACGGCAGGGCAGCGCGATGGCCTGGATCATGACCCTGACCCACCGGCGCGCGGTGGACCGGGTGCGCTCGGCCCAGGCGGCGGCCGACCGCGACCACCGGGCCGGGCTGCACGCCTACACCGCGGCCTTCGACGAGGTCAGCGAGCACGTCGAGCGGCGGCTGGAACGCGAGCAGGTGCGCCGCTGCCTGGGACAGCTGACCGAACTGCAACGGGAGTCGGTGACACTCGCCTACTACCGCGGCTACACCTACCGGGAGACCGCCGACCTGCTCGGCACGGCGCTGGGCACGGTCAAGACCCGGCTGCGCGACGGTCTGATCCGGCTCCGCGACTGCCTGGGGGTGTCGGCATGA
- a CDS encoding anti-sigma factor, with protein MNTVDLHTLTGAYALGALSEQEAAEFTRHLAHCEACTQEVRELQETAARLALAVAEVPPADLRLRVMAALPEVRQLPPIRHEATVVPLRRRARHRLPYFAAAACLAIAAVAGGLAVNARHEADQQRDRTTRAEEQAAAVSALMAAPDATFHTTAFKGGGNGTVVASKRLGRAAFVYHGLPALSGQRVYELWYSRNGTMVPAGLVEPGRSTGTMLLTGGPQGADGVGVTVEPPGGSSSPTSAPLGLLRV; from the coding sequence ATGAACACCGTCGATCTGCACACGCTCACCGGCGCCTATGCCCTGGGCGCGCTGTCCGAGCAGGAGGCGGCGGAGTTCACCCGTCATCTCGCACACTGCGAGGCATGCACCCAGGAAGTGCGGGAGTTGCAGGAAACCGCGGCCCGGCTCGCCCTGGCGGTCGCCGAGGTGCCCCCGGCCGATCTGCGGCTCCGGGTGATGGCGGCCCTGCCCGAGGTCCGGCAACTGCCGCCGATACGGCACGAGGCGACCGTGGTCCCGCTGCGCCGACGGGCGCGCCATCGCCTGCCCTACTTCGCGGCCGCCGCCTGTCTGGCCATCGCCGCGGTCGCCGGCGGTCTGGCCGTCAACGCCCGGCACGAGGCCGACCAGCAGCGGGACCGGACCACCCGGGCCGAAGAACAGGCGGCCGCGGTCAGCGCCCTGATGGCCGCTCCGGACGCCACCTTCCACACCACGGCCTTCAAGGGCGGGGGCAACGGGACCGTGGTGGCCTCCAAGCGACTGGGACGGGCCGCCTTCGTCTACCACGGCCTGCCGGCCCTCTCCGGTCAGCGGGTGTACGAACTCTGGTACAGCCGCAACGGCACCATGGTGCCCGCCGGACTCGTCGAACCCGGCCGCTCCACGGGCACGATGCTGCTGACCGGCGGACCGCAGGGCGCCGACGGGGTCGGTGTCACGGTCGAACCCCCGGGTGGCTCCAGCAGTCCCACCAGCGCGCCGCTGGGCCTCCTGCGGGTGTGA
- a CDS encoding NAD(P)/FAD-dependent oxidoreductase, producing the protein MERRRIAVVGGGVAGLTAAYVLQQGGCEVSLYEAEDRLGGHAHTHDTVSGDGRVARVDTGFIVHNERTYPLLLRLFRELGVATQDSEMSMSVRCEGCGLEYAGARGPAGLFAQPRSALRGRYLRMLTEIRAFHRAARTTLATDRGDTLTLGRFLADCGFSRYFVTHFVTPLVSAVWSCAPTTAMQYPAVYLFRFLEHHGLLSVSGSPQWKTVAGGSVEYVGRVGKQLTVVRTGTPVRAVHRSHDRAAVVTEDGAQRTYDAVVVAVHPDQALRMLADPTDDERRVLSAFSYSRNTTLLHSDTSLLPRAHGARASWNYLMASCATPADKVQVTYHMNRLQRLNTPEDYLVTLNATDRVATHRVLARMVYEHPLYTPESVAAQQRLPQLNTAVTAFAGAYHGWGFHEDGCRSGVQAAAALGVRW; encoded by the coding sequence GTGGAGCGTCGACGGATAGCTGTCGTAGGCGGCGGAGTCGCGGGCCTCACCGCCGCGTATGTGCTCCAGCAAGGCGGATGTGAGGTGTCGCTGTACGAGGCCGAGGACCGTCTCGGCGGCCATGCCCACACCCACGACACGGTCTCGGGGGACGGCCGGGTGGCCCGGGTGGACACCGGCTTCATCGTCCACAACGAACGCACCTATCCGCTGCTGCTGCGGTTGTTCCGCGAACTCGGGGTGGCCACCCAGGACTCCGAGATGAGCATGTCCGTACGGTGCGAGGGCTGCGGCCTGGAGTACGCCGGCGCCCGCGGACCGGCCGGCCTGTTCGCCCAGCCGCGCAGCGCGCTGCGCGGCCGCTATCTGCGGATGCTGACCGAGATCCGGGCCTTCCACCGCGCGGCGCGCACCACGCTCGCCACGGACCGCGGTGACACCCTGACCCTCGGGCGCTTCCTCGCCGACTGCGGTTTCTCCCGGTACTTCGTCACCCACTTCGTCACTCCGCTGGTCTCCGCGGTGTGGTCCTGCGCCCCCACGACCGCCATGCAGTACCCGGCCGTCTATCTGTTCCGCTTTCTCGAGCACCACGGGCTGCTCTCCGTCAGCGGGTCGCCGCAGTGGAAGACGGTGGCCGGCGGCTCGGTGGAGTACGTCGGCCGGGTCGGCAAGCAGCTCACGGTGGTCCGTACCGGCACGCCGGTACGGGCGGTGCACCGCAGCCACGACCGGGCCGCCGTCGTCACCGAGGACGGCGCGCAGCGCACGTACGACGCGGTGGTGGTGGCCGTCCACCCCGATCAGGCACTGCGGATGCTCGCCGACCCCACCGACGACGAACGCCGGGTCCTGAGCGCGTTCTCCTACTCGCGCAACACCACCCTGCTCCACAGCGACACCTCGTTGCTGCCCCGTGCCCACGGCGCCCGCGCCTCGTGGAACTACCTGATGGCCTCCTGCGCCACCCCGGCGGACAAGGTGCAGGTCACCTACCACATGAACCGTCTGCAACGGCTGAACACCCCGGAGGACTACCTCGTCACCCTCAACGCCACCGACCGGGTCGCCACCCACCGGGTCCTGGCGCGCATGGTCTACGAACACCCCCTCTACACACCGGAGTCGGTGGCCGCCCAGCAGCGTCTGCCGCAGCTGAACACGGCCGTCACCGCCTTCGCGGGCGCCTACCACGGCTGGGGCTTCCACGAGGACGGCTGCCGCTCCGGGGTCCAGGCCGCCGCGGCACTGGGGGTGCGCTGGTGA
- a CDS encoding DUF1365 domain-containing protein → MTPRTAAPAAAPATGVRTPALYECLVSHARTAPVHHSLRHRTYMWLVDLDRPPRLPVALRPLARFDPRDHFAGTAPSLRAGLERFLTSRGVRLDGGRVLMLTHARVLGHVFNPLTLYWCHDRSGAPVCVVAEVHNTYGERHCYLLHTDEQGRADVPKDFYVSPFFPVDGAYRMRLPEPAGRLDLTVQLRRGGTRPFTATVRGTRRPATPRQLLATVLRHPWSTAALTAGIRRHGIALFLRGLPVQPRPRHRLQEGMQ, encoded by the coding sequence GTGACGCCCCGTACGGCCGCACCGGCCGCCGCACCCGCCACCGGCGTCCGCACGCCCGCGCTCTACGAGTGCCTGGTCTCCCACGCCCGCACCGCCCCGGTGCACCACTCCCTGCGCCACCGCACCTACATGTGGCTCGTCGACCTCGACCGCCCGCCGCGGCTCCCCGTCGCCCTGCGCCCGCTGGCCCGGTTCGACCCGCGGGACCATTTCGCCGGCACCGCGCCGTCCCTCCGGGCGGGACTGGAACGGTTCCTGACGAGCCGTGGAGTACGGCTGGACGGCGGCCGGGTGCTGATGCTCACCCACGCCAGGGTCCTGGGCCATGTCTTCAATCCGCTGACCCTGTACTGGTGCCACGACCGGTCCGGCGCGCCCGTCTGCGTCGTGGCCGAGGTGCACAACACCTACGGTGAGCGGCACTGCTATCTGCTGCACACCGACGAGCAGGGCCGGGCGGACGTCCCCAAGGACTTCTATGTCTCGCCGTTCTTCCCGGTCGACGGCGCCTACCGGATGCGCCTGCCCGAACCGGCCGGCCGGCTCGATCTGACCGTACAGCTGCGACGCGGCGGCACCAGGCCGTTCACCGCGACCGTGCGCGGCACCCGGCGGCCCGCGACCCCGCGGCAGCTGCTGGCCACGGTGCTGCGCCACCCCTGGTCGACGGCCGCGCTCACGGCCGGTATCCGCCGCCACGGCATCGCCCTGTTCCTGCGCGGCCTGCCCGTCCAGCCCCGCCCCCGTCACCGTCTCCAGGAAGGTATGCAGTGA
- a CDS encoding SAM-dependent methyltransferase: MKTSVSDRTETGAGLTPFAARTTARERVDAARWPDVARGPRGSAVRAAVTRLLVRRALAALPLRVALGEAPATGEEGPLLRVHDPDAFFRRIGSDGLIGFGESYMAGEWDADDPVGALTVLASHLTALVPRPLQRLRGAWAHRRPSGQRNTPEGARENIHRHYDLSNDLFALFLDRTMTYSSALFRKRPATWSDLAEAQHRKIDRLLDLAGVGEGTRLLEIGTGWGELALRAAARGARVVSVTLSREQRELARARLAQAGYADRVSVELCDYRQVTGVYDAVVSVEMIEAVGEDYWPVYFDTLARLLVPGGRIALQAITMSHDRMLATRTTYTWIHKYIFPGGLIPSVEAIGQCAASAGLRVRENDGYGGHYAETLRLWRERFTDQPATVASLGFDAVFRRMWEFYLAYCEAGFRAGYLDVRQLLLTKAPTSAQDGGAR; this comes from the coding sequence GTGAAGACTTCCGTCTCGGACCGCACCGAAACCGGCGCCGGCCTCACCCCGTTCGCCGCACGCACGACGGCCCGTGAACGGGTGGACGCGGCCAGGTGGCCGGATGTGGCGCGCGGTCCGCGCGGCTCGGCCGTCCGCGCCGCCGTGACCCGGCTGCTCGTCCGGCGGGCGCTCGCCGCCCTGCCACTGCGCGTCGCGCTCGGGGAGGCCCCGGCCACGGGCGAGGAAGGGCCCCTGCTACGGGTACACGACCCGGACGCGTTCTTCCGCCGGATCGGCAGCGACGGCCTCATCGGCTTCGGCGAGTCCTATATGGCGGGGGAGTGGGACGCGGACGATCCGGTCGGCGCGCTGACCGTGCTCGCCTCCCACCTCACCGCGCTGGTGCCCCGCCCCCTGCAACGGCTCCGCGGCGCCTGGGCACACCGCCGGCCGAGCGGACAGCGCAACACGCCGGAGGGCGCACGGGAGAACATCCACCGCCACTACGACCTGTCCAACGATCTGTTCGCGCTCTTCCTGGACCGGACCATGACGTACTCCTCGGCCCTCTTCCGCAAGCGTCCCGCCACCTGGAGCGATCTGGCCGAGGCCCAGCACCGCAAGATCGACCGGCTGCTGGACCTGGCCGGCGTCGGCGAGGGCACCCGGCTGCTGGAGATCGGCACCGGCTGGGGCGAGCTGGCCCTGCGCGCCGCCGCCCGCGGTGCCCGCGTCGTCTCCGTGACCCTGTCGCGGGAGCAGCGCGAGCTCGCCAGGGCACGTCTTGCGCAGGCCGGTTACGCGGACCGGGTCTCGGTCGAGCTGTGTGACTACCGGCAGGTGACCGGCGTTTACGACGCCGTGGTGAGCGTGGAGATGATCGAGGCCGTCGGCGAGGACTACTGGCCCGTCTACTTCGACACCCTCGCACGCCTGCTGGTCCCCGGCGGCCGGATCGCGCTCCAGGCGATCACCATGTCGCACGACCGGATGCTCGCCACCCGCACCACCTACACCTGGATCCACAAGTACATCTTCCCCGGCGGTCTGATCCCCTCCGTCGAGGCCATCGGACAGTGTGCCGCATCCGCCGGGCTGCGGGTACGGGAGAACGACGGATACGGCGGCCACTACGCCGAAACGCTGCGGCTGTGGCGCGAGCGCTTCACGGACCAGCCCGCCACGGTCGCCTCGTTGGGCTTCGACGCGGTGTTCCGCCGCATGTGGGAGTTCTACCTGGCCTACTGCGAGGCCGGATTCCGCGCCGGCTACCTGGACGTACGCCAGCTGCTCCTGACCAAGGCACCCACGTCGGCGCAGGACGGCGGGGCCCGATGA
- a CDS encoding SAM-dependent methyltransferase, with the protein MTRVAPRLAALLAGHFAGNLPVRLRAWDGSEAGPAAAPVVVLRSPRALRRLLWQPGELGLAQAYIAGELDIDGDLADGLSRVWRSVREHGPAPGSPGPRQLARMAVTALRLGALGPRPPAPGAPQARLRGALHSTVRDRAAISHHYDLSNDWYALLLDESMAYSCGYWTRPADPSYGPADAQRDKLELVCRKLGLRPGARFLDVGCGWGSLALHAAREHHAQVTAVTLSREQHAFVAARVQELGLSDQVEVQLRHYRYIRGGGYDAVSAIEMGEHVGDAEYPAFAARLHALLRPGGRVLIQQMSRGAAAPGGGAFIASYIAPDMHMRPLGETVGLLEAGGLEVRSVESLREHYARTIAAWHRTLEARWGEFVALAGEPTARVWRLYLAGAGLAFTERRMGVDQILAVRPTPEGESGLPATPYDWYARDGGR; encoded by the coding sequence ATGACGCGTGTCGCGCCCCGTCTCGCCGCACTGCTCGCAGGCCACTTCGCGGGGAACCTGCCGGTGCGGCTGCGTGCCTGGGACGGCAGCGAGGCCGGGCCGGCGGCCGCGCCGGTCGTGGTGCTGCGCTCCCCGCGTGCCCTGCGCCGCCTGCTGTGGCAGCCCGGTGAACTCGGTCTGGCGCAGGCGTACATCGCGGGCGAGCTGGACATCGACGGCGACCTCGCCGACGGCCTGAGCAGAGTGTGGCGCTCGGTACGGGAACACGGCCCGGCCCCCGGCTCTCCCGGCCCCCGGCAACTGGCCAGGATGGCCGTCACCGCACTGCGGCTCGGCGCACTGGGCCCGCGCCCGCCCGCGCCCGGAGCCCCGCAGGCACGGCTGCGGGGCGCGCTCCACAGCACCGTCCGCGACCGGGCCGCCATCAGCCATCACTACGACCTGTCCAACGACTGGTACGCCCTGCTGCTGGACGAGTCCATGGCCTACTCCTGCGGCTACTGGACGCGCCCCGCCGACCCCTCCTACGGACCGGCCGACGCCCAGCGGGACAAACTGGAGCTGGTCTGCCGGAAGCTGGGCCTTCGCCCCGGCGCCCGCTTCCTGGACGTCGGCTGCGGCTGGGGCAGCCTCGCGCTCCACGCGGCGCGGGAGCACCACGCGCAGGTCACCGCGGTCACGCTCTCGCGAGAGCAGCACGCCTTCGTGGCCGCCCGCGTCCAGGAGCTCGGCCTGAGCGATCAGGTCGAGGTCCAGCTGCGGCACTACCGGTACATCAGGGGAGGCGGCTACGACGCGGTGAGCGCGATCGAGATGGGCGAGCATGTGGGCGACGCCGAGTACCCGGCCTTCGCCGCCCGGCTGCACGCACTGCTGCGCCCCGGGGGACGGGTGCTCATCCAGCAGATGTCGCGCGGCGCCGCCGCGCCCGGCGGCGGCGCGTTCATCGCGTCGTACATCGCCCCCGACATGCATATGCGCCCGCTGGGGGAGACCGTCGGTCTGCTGGAGGCCGGCGGGCTGGAGGTCCGGTCCGTCGAGTCGCTGCGGGAACACTACGCACGGACCATCGCCGCCTGGCACCGCACACTGGAGGCCCGCTGGGGGGAGTTCGTGGCACTGGCCGGGGAACCGACCGCCCGGGTCTGGCGGCTGTATCTGGCCGGGGCCGGTCTGGCGTTCACCGAGCGCCGCATGGGCGTCGACCAGATCCTCGCCGTACGCCCCACACCGGAAGGGGAGTCCGGCCTGCCGGCGACGCCGTACGACTGGTACGCGCGGGACGGCGGGCGATGA